GCGATACCGAATAGCTGAAGGCTTCCAGCTCGCGGTTCACCTCCGAGACCTGGGCCACCTTGCCTTCCAGCTGGCGGTTCAGTTCTTCCACGCGCCACTGCACGGCGCGCTGCACGGTCACGTCGCTGATCGTCATCAGCACCACTTCATCATCGGTGTCGGGCAGCGGCATGCGCCGCGCGTTGATGAGCAGGTAGCGCACGCTGCCATCGGTACGCTGCTCATGCTCGAAATCCCACAGCTCGCGCCCGCGCAGCAGCACATCGGACAGGCGCTGGCGCACCACCGGATCCTGCCACGCGCCCTCGCCGACATCGGCCAGCAGCGTGCCGTCGGCGCGTTCGTCCTGCAGTCCGTACAGGTCGGCGAAGGCCGTATTGTGCAGCTGCACGCGCAGGTCGCGGTCGAGCAGCACGATGGGTTCGCGCACGGTCTGCAGCACTGAAGCGGCGCGCGCGGCCGACCGAAGCGACTGGTGTTCGGCCTGCAGGCGGCGGCCGATCTGCCGCTGCAGCAGCCACAGCACCAGGCCCAGCAGGCTCAGCTGCACCACCAGCGAACTCCAGGACACCAGCTCGGTCTGCCGGCGCTGCCGCGCCGCCTGCTCGGCACGGGCAGCCAGCAGCTTGCGTTCGCTGGCCTGCAGCTCTTCAACCAGGCCACGGATCGGGTAGCGCGTACTCATGTCCTGGACCAGTTCGCGCTGATCGCTGTTGGGCTCCGACCGTGCAAGCTCGCGGGCCAGGGCCATCCGCCCTTCCAGCATCGATTCGATGCGGCCGATGCGGATCAGCTGGTCGGGATTGTCGCGGGTCATCCGGGCCAGTTCGGTCAACCGCCCGGGTATGGCGTCCGCCTTGGCCATGCGTTCGCGCAGACCCGGCGCGTCCAGTCCCTTGGACAGGGTCAGCGCCGCCGATTCGACATCACGTACATCGGTCTGCAGCTGCTGCAGGGCCACACCCACGGCCTGGGTGTGGGCGACCCAGGACATCGCCTGTTCGCTTTCCTGCTGGAGGTGGCGCAGCGTGAGCCAGGGGACGACGATGATCGCCACAGCCGCCAATGACAGGGCAGGCAGCCGCCAACGGTCCCGGATGTCATCACTGAACGCCAGCGCCATGATCCATCGTCAACGAAGCGATGTCGCCAATATAGCGCAGCCGGTCAGTGCAATAGAACACGACAAGGGGCGCCCCCTGCGGGACGCCCCTGTCCACTTCAAAGCAACCGCGGCGATCAGCGCTTGGCGGCGGCGTTGACCTTCAGCGCGGCCGAATCGACGCGGGTGACGCCCTTGATGCCCTTGGCGGTGGTCACGGCCTTGTCCTTCTCTGCCTGGGTCGCCACGGTGCCACTGAGGCTGACCACGCCGTTGACCGTTTCCACCTTCACCTCGGTGCCGGGTACGTTGCTGCTGGCCAGCAGATCAGCCTTGACCTTGGTGGTGATCCAGCTGTCGGTCACCGGCTCGTTGGAGTCGTGGCGGTCGGCGTGGGTCATGGCGGCGTGGTCGGTGGTCTTCGGCGGATCCTTTGCCATCACGGCCGACGAAGACAGGGCCAGGCCCAGGGTCAGCGACGAAGCGATCAGGGTACGGGTCAGGGTGCTCATCGTGCGGTGCTCCTTCTGGATGTGCTGCCAGTCTGGACAGGTCGTTGTGTTGCAGGCGTCGGGCTTTGGTCACGCTGCCGTGAACCCTTCAGCGGGAAGTGCAACGGTTCAGTTTTGCCTCGCCCGCAGCCACGTTCTACGCTCTGTCTCCCCCACCCTGCGGAGCCGTCCATGCGCCCCGACCTGCAACTGGCCCTGATCGGCTACGGCCTGGCCGGCCGTGTCTTCCACGCCCCGCTCATCCAGCACACGCCTGGGCTGGCCCTGCACAGCATCGTCAGTTCGCAGCGCGACACGCTGCTGCGCAGCTTCAGCGATGTGCACGTGCGCGCCACTGCGCAGGAGGTGTTCGATGACCCGGCGGTCGACGCGGTGGTGATCGCCACGCCGAACGAGCAGCATGCACCGCTGGCCATGGCCGCGCTGGCCGCCGGCAAGCATGTGCTGGTGGACAAGCCCTTCGCGCTGGACGTCGCCGAAGCAGATGCGGTGCTGGCCGCCGCGCAGCGCGCCGGACGCATCGCCACAGTGTTCCAGAATCGGCGCTTCGATGCGGATTTCCTCACCCTGCAGGCGTTGCTGGCCGCAGGCACGCTGGGTGAAGTGGCCGAATGCCATGCCCATTTCGACCGCTACCGGCCGCACGTGCGCGATCGCTGGCGCGAACAGGCCGGGCCCGGCAGCGGCCTGTGGTACGACCTCGGCCCGCACCTGCTGGACCAGATGCTGGTGCTGTTCGGCTGGCCGCAGGCGATCGATGCCGATCTGGCCGTACAGCGCGACGGCGGCAGCGGCATCGACTATTTCCACGCGGTACTGCATTACCCGCGGCATCGCGCCATCGTGCATGCCGGTTCACTGGTGGCGGCGCCGACGCCGCACTTCGCGGTGCATGGACGCGAGGGCAGCTGGATCAAGCATGGGCTGGATGTGCAGGAGGCACAGCTTCGCCGTGGCGTAGCGCCGGGTGCGCCCGGCTGGGGCATCGACCCGCGGCATGGCGAGCTGCTGCGCTGCGATGCAGAGGACAACGTGCAGCGCACTACCGTGGACAACCTGCAGGGGGACTACCGGCGGCTGTACGCGCAGTTCGCGGCGGCACTGCAGGGCGAAGGCGAACCCACGGTGAGTGCGCTGCAGGCGCGGCAGCTGATGCAGTTGCTGGAGGCCGGATTGCAGAGTGCGCGCGAGGGACGGCGGGTGGTGCTGGGCTGACCGGCAGGGCTGCGTCCTGCACCTGCTCAATGCAACGGCAACGGCAACGGCAACGTCAAAAGCCTGCATTCCGTGGGATGGCGGGGCGGGTCCGGTTGAGGGGAACGCCGTAAACCCATCCATGGGGGCTTGGTCGCGGCATCCATGCCGCTCACACCCCCTCAACCGGACCCACCCCGCCTTCGACAGTTTCCGCGGGCTGTTGAAACCTGCTGCTGATGGTGGGTTCTGTTGGTGGGTGCCGACCGTTGGTCGGCACGGGCTCGGATCGGGTAGGTGTCGACCTTGGTCGACACAGTAGATCCACGCCATGCGTGGATGACGTGGAAATGGTTTGTAGAGTCGAGCCATGCTCGACTGCCGTGCCGGGGTCAGAGCCCTTTCCTGCGGAAAGGGATCCGACCCCGCTGCAGGGCTTACGACTTCTTGATGGCGTGGCCGCCGAACTCGTTGCGCATCGCCGACAACAGGCGATCGGTGAACGAATTGGATTCGCGCGAGCGCAGGCGTTCCAGCAACGACAGGGTGATGACCGGTGCCGGCACGTCCAGCGCGATGGCTTCGGCGACGGTCCAGCGGCCTTCGCCGGAATCTTCCACGTAGGGAGCGATGCCATCCAGCGAGGGATTGCGCTTGAGCGCTTCGGTGCTCAGATCCAGCAGCCACGAACGCACCACGCTG
Above is a genomic segment from Stenotrophomonas sp. ESTM1D_MKCIP4_1 containing:
- a CDS encoding ATP-binding protein; amino-acid sequence: MALAFSDDIRDRWRLPALSLAAVAIIVVPWLTLRHLQQESEQAMSWVAHTQAVGVALQQLQTDVRDVESAALTLSKGLDAPGLRERMAKADAIPGRLTELARMTRDNPDQLIRIGRIESMLEGRMALARELARSEPNSDQRELVQDMSTRYPIRGLVEELQASERKLLAARAEQAARQRRQTELVSWSSLVVQLSLLGLVLWLLQRQIGRRLQAEHQSLRSAARAASVLQTVREPIVLLDRDLRVQLHNTAFADLYGLQDERADGTLLADVGEGAWQDPVVRQRLSDVLLRGRELWDFEHEQRTDGSVRYLLINARRMPLPDTDDEVVLMTISDVTVQRAVQWRVEELNRQLEGKVAQVSEVNRELEAFSYSVSHDLRAPLRHVAGFSDKLSRHLGERADEKSHHYLDVISGSARRMAALIDDLLVYSRLGRAAMRQQAVDMQTLVADTRAMLDANVKTDAESSGVAHHVEWTIAPLPIVVADENMMRQVWLNLLGNAVKYSGNRTPARIRVDYQQQADGGHQFTVSDNGAGFDMAYAGKLFGVFQRLHKASDYAGTGIGLASVRRVLTRHGGRIWAEATPDVGATFHFYLPPSLDAVNQGPSA
- a CDS encoding BON domain-containing protein; translated protein: MSTLTRTLIASSLTLGLALSSSAVMAKDPPKTTDHAAMTHADRHDSNEPVTDSWITTKVKADLLASSNVPGTEVKVETVNGVVSLSGTVATQAEKDKAVTTAKGIKGVTRVDSAALKVNAAAKR
- a CDS encoding oxidoreductase, which codes for MRPDLQLALIGYGLAGRVFHAPLIQHTPGLALHSIVSSQRDTLLRSFSDVHVRATAQEVFDDPAVDAVVIATPNEQHAPLAMAALAAGKHVLVDKPFALDVAEADAVLAAAQRAGRIATVFQNRRFDADFLTLQALLAAGTLGEVAECHAHFDRYRPHVRDRWREQAGPGSGLWYDLGPHLLDQMLVLFGWPQAIDADLAVQRDGGSGIDYFHAVLHYPRHRAIVHAGSLVAAPTPHFAVHGREGSWIKHGLDVQEAQLRRGVAPGAPGWGIDPRHGELLRCDAEDNVQRTTVDNLQGDYRRLYAQFAAALQGEGEPTVSALQARQLMQLLEAGLQSAREGRRVVLG